In the Treponema maltophilum ATCC 51939 genome, TACGCTCGCTTCGGCAAAAATGTGCTCTTGCAAGGAACTGTGCCGTTTAACCGGTTTTGCGATAAAGCACCAGCCCTTTGAACATTCGTTCATTTTGTCGAAGGTTGCAAAATCGGCTATTGCGGGCGTCATATGTGCGAACACGATGTCGAAGGCTTTTTTAAAGCCGGTTTTTTCGATGTCGGCGCTTGCCCAATTGAGGCGGCGGAAATCCGCTTGCACCCTGTGTTCCTTCGCGCTTTTTTGCGCATATTGAATCATTTCGGGCGAAATGTCTACGCCGACCGCGTTTTTTATGTGCGGTGCAAGCGCGATCGAATACGAACCGCAGCCGCATCCTATGTCCAAAGCGCTCATGGACGAATCGGGTTTTGCTTTTTCGAAAACAAGTTTAAGGAACGCGTTTGTTTTAGGATCGGGAATTTCGTGGGCGCTGAATTGTTTTGCCGCACTGTCCCACATGCGTTTTTGTATGTCCGCCTTGCCGTTATGCGGATTGATCCATTCCCGCCTCAATCGTTCAATGCTCATTTTTGTCGTTCCTTTCAGTCAATCGACCGTAATGAATTTTTTTCCGCCGATTTCGTCTATGTGCACGGAAATTCCGTAGACGTCGGAAATAACCTGCTCCGTAACGATTTCATCGCCGCCGCAGGCAAAAACGGCACCGTCTTTAATAAATAAAAAACGGTCGCAATACCGCAGGGCAAGATTCAGGTCGTGTATAACGACGATAACGAGAATATTGTCCGTTTTTGCGATTTTTTGTACCGTACGCATTACTTCGTGCTGATTGCGCAAATCGAGGCTGCTTGTCGGTTCATCGAGCAAAAGGATTTTCGGCTGCTGCGCCAAAGCGCGCGCAAGCACGACCTTTTGCAATTCGCCGCCGGAAAGCTCGTCTATGTAGCGCAGCTTTAAATCGTCCAATTCCATGCGCGCGATCGCGCCTTCGGTAATACGCATATCTTCATCTTGCGGCCCCAGCTTGATGTACGGCTTTCTTCCGAGCAGCACCGAATCGAAGACGGTAAGGCGAACCGCGTCGGTATGCTGGGCGACGTAGGCCGTATGCTGCGCAAGGGCATTGCGCTCCATTCGCCTGATGTCTTTGCCGCATATTTTTACGATGCCGCTGCGAACGCCGAGGATGCGGTTCAGGCATTTTAAAAGTGTGGTTTTGCCGGCCCCGTTGTTGCCCAACAGCGCAAGGCAATGTCCGCTTTCGCAGGAGAACGATATGTTGTGTATAACCGTGCCGCCGCGGTAGCCGAATTCCGCGTTTTGCACATCTAGTGCCCGCTCTTTCATAAACGTTTCCCGGTTTTGAATATCAAAGCGATAAAAAGCGGCGCTCCCAAAAACGAAGTGATCGCTCCGATGGGAAGAACGACCGGCTGTACGGCAAGGCGCGCAAAGGTATCGCTGAGCAAAAGCAGTACCGCGCCCGCGAAGGCCGAAGCGGGCAGCAAAAAACGGTAGTCGCTGCCGACTATGCGACGCATAAGGTGGGGGGCGATCAAACCGATAAAGTTTATTATGCCTACATACGATACGATTACCGATGCGGTGAACGAACAGACGGCCATGCCTGCAAGGCGCACGACATCCGTATCGACGCCCAAGCCTTTGGCCGTACTTTCTCCGTTTTGCAGCGCGTTGTAATTCCAGCCGTTAAAGAAAAAATACGTCAAAGAAAGACACACGGCACCTCCCATAATGAGTATTTCTTTGTGCGATGTACTGCCCAAATTACCGAATGTCCAAAACACGACGGCGGCTATTTTTACGTCGTCGGCAAAATATTGCAAAAGAGCCGTTCCGCCGGCAAAAAGCGAGCTGAGCGCAACGCCGCATAAAATCATCGTTTCGGGCGTCGTCTTTTTGATTTTGGACAAACCGAGTATAATAACGGTGGAAAGCATTGCGCCGATAAACGCGCACACGGATATGATGTACGGATTTGAAAAAACGATGCCGTCGAGGCTTTGCTTTTGTGCGCCCGCATTGAACAAAATGATTGCGGCCGCCGCTCCGAAAGCCGCGCCCTGCGATATGCCGAGCGTCGAAGACGAAGCGAGCGGGTTGCGCAAAATGCTTTGCATAACGCAGCCTGCGGCCGATAATCCCGCTCCGGCGACGATCGCCGTCAGAATGCGCGGCAGACGGATGTCCAATACGATAATATCCGTTTTCGGCGTACCGCGGCCGCATAAACTTGCAAGCACTTGCAGTATCGTCAGTTTCGACGAACCGTTCGCTATTGCGAAAAGGGCGATAAGTGCCGTTAAAAGCGCAAGTGCGATTATAAAAAGTTTTTTTACGCTCGTGTACGCGCCATATGTTTTTTCCATTTTGCGGCCGCTTATTTTCCGATAATCACGGGCCCGAAACCTATGCCCGCGTTATCCAAAACTTCAAGATATGTTTGTCCGAGCATTGTCTTGAAAATTTCTTCGGCTTTTTCGTTAAAGTCGATATCGGCAAAGCGTTCCGGATAGATAATGCAGCCTGCATAGTAGGCGTCCGCAATCGCGATTTCAACATTCGTCCAATTGTAATTGTACGAAACCTGCGAATAGATACGGCCGTTTTTTACGGCGCTTAAATTTTCGTAAAAGTTTTTATTTTTTTTATAGTCCTCGTTTACGAGGTTCATATTCGACGGGTTCAAAAAAATAATGTCCGGATCCCACTCGGTAATTTTTTCGCGATCGATGAGCATTTCGCCCGTTTTTCCGGTCGAATCGACGACGTTTTTTGCATTGACGGCCGTAAAGGGCGGGTAGGCGCCGCACGTGCCTTCTATGCCGTGTCCGCCGCGGAAGCTCACCGCGCCCGCGTACACCGAAGGTTTGGCGGCGTCGGGAATGTCCTTTGTTCTGTCGTTCAAATCCCGCTGCCAGTTTTTAATCGTATCAACCGTTTTTTTGCATTCGGCTTCGGTTCCCATAATCGAACCGATCAATAAAAGCGTTTCGAAAAAATCGTCGGAAAACATCGACGTTTTGTACAAAGCGACTGTGGGAATGTGCGTTTTATTTTGCACGTCGTTTACGGCATCGATATTGTTCGTAAACGCGAAAATCAAATCGGGCGACAGTTCGGCGATTTTTTCTATATAAGCGATATCGTTGCTGCCGCCTTTTCCGACCGACGCGAGCGTTTGAAACTTTTCCTTATTTACGTACGAATACGGCATGCCGGCAGCACCTTTTTTATCCATGTCGGTAACGCCGACAAGTTTGTCGACTGCGCGCGCATAGGTAAGCATTCGTGCCGCTCCGTTTATTGCGGCGATACGTTCAACCCGTGCCGGAATCGTTACCGTGCGCCCCAAAATATCGGTAATCGTGCGCTCCCGCACCGTTTGATTTTTATTTTGTTTTTGCGTTTTTTGCGTGCAACTCAGATATAAGGCCGCACAGTTCAGGCATAGCGCCGCACAAACTGCAACAAATGCCGCGCGAAAAATACGCGCTTTGTGTAATGTTTTCATAAACTCTCCCGTATAAACCGTATAAATAAGTATTTTTCGAATAATTCAGTATAAAGCCCCGTCTAAGAGCGCGCAAGCCTCCACGGGGGTGATTTTCAGGCGGCAAAACTATGAATCGGATGAAACAAAATAACGTTTTTTTACTTTAACAGTGAATTAAAATTACTTGACAGGATTACAATGTAGGGGTATGCTTGACGCGGAGGAATATATGAAACTCAGTTATAAAGTTTATGCTGTTATGCTCATTGCCCTTTTGGCCTTTATCGGCTGCGGCGGAGCACAAAAAAGCGGCGAAAAAAAGTCGTCGGGAAAAACCGTCGAAATTTCGCTGTACTATTCGGATAACGCGACGCTTCCTTTTAAAGCCGATTGGCTTACGATTAAGGAATCGGAAAAGCGCACGAATACGAAATTGAATTTCGAACCGATCCCGATCGCCGATTACGCCACAAAGGTTTCTCTTGCGTTGAATACGGGCAATACTCCCGACGTTATTTTGTACCGCACCACGCAGGGCGAAAACGCTTCACTCGCTATGAACGGCGCACTGGTCGCGCTCAGCGATTACCGCGACTGGACTCCGAATTTCAACAAACAGGTTGAAAAATTCGGTATGGAAAAAGACGTCGATTCCATACGTTTAAAAGACGGAAAATACTATTATCTTCCTTCTTTATTCGATACGCCCTTTTACGACGGCGGTTTGATTTTGCGCGAAGACATACTGCAAAAATATAATTTGAGCGAACCGAAAACATTCGACGATTTGTACGTATATTTGAAAAAATATAAACAGGACAATCCCGACTCTTACCCGCTGACGATTTTGGCCGGGCCGCGCGTATTGTTCAGAATGACCATGCCTTCGTACGGCATCAGTTTGGGTAAAAACTCTTCCACCGGTACGGGCGTATTAAGCTGGAACTATGACAGCCGCGATTATTTTGCCGGTGCCACCAGCAATATGTATAAATCATACGTAAGCTATCTTGCAAAATTGTACAAAGAAGGCTTGCTCGATCCGGAAATGGCCGATCCTATCGACGGCGATAAATGGGCGCAAAAGCTTGCAACCGGAAAAGCCGTCGCAACGTACGCCTATTACGACCAAATCGGCGGCGTTACCGGCAAATCGTCGATTCAGGGATTTAAATTGCAAATGTATCCGCCGCTTGAAGGTCCCGGCGGCGCCCACCACCAGCCCAAGAGCAGAACACAGGCCGGCATTATGATTCCCGCAAAAACCGCAAAACGCGCCGACTTTGAAGCCGTTGTGCGGGCGATAGACGATATCTTTTTCAGCGACGAAGGCGCCAAACTGTGGTGCTTGGGCGTTGAAGGCGTTACCTATACCGAAAAAGACGGTAAAATTACCTATGCGAAAGACATCGTCGAAGCGCCCGAAGGCATATATAAATCGATGCAGATAAAGTACGGCTGCGGTTCCGACGTAACTCAACTCGTATGGATAAACAGCAGAGAAATGACAAAGTACGATGAAAACTATGCGAGAATCAATGCCGAAGTGGAAAAAATGGATAACGCGATCCAAGCCATTCCGCCTACGCCGCTTTTTGACGACGTTGTTTCCGAAGAAGCCGGTATTTTGCGCACGCCCTTGTTGGACGCCTTTGAAAAATGGACAAACGACTTTATTACCGGGCAAAGAGATATTGAAAAGAATTGGGCGACCTATGTTAAAGATATGAACAACCTGGGGCTCGAAAAATATCTTGAACTGTACAACAGCCATCGCAGAAAGTAAATCTACGTAACTTTTAATAATAAACCTGTTCGACAACGGAGTTATCGAACAGGTCTAATTTTTTTTCGGTACGGCGGTTTTACGATCTCCGTACCGCCATTCACGATTATTCAAGGCAAGCGGGTTTTTATGCATCAAATTGAAACGCGGCGGTACGTACACAAATATTGGCAGTTATATGCGATGATGATATTGCCGTTTATTTATTTTATCGTTTTTAAATATATTCCGATGTTCGGCAACGTTCTGGCTTTCAGGCGCTATCGTCCGGGCTTGGGCGTGTTCGGGTCGGAATGGGTCGGCTTGCGCTACTTTAAAATGTTTTTTAAAGATCCCGCCTTTTGGCGCGCGTTCCGGAATACGATCGGTCTTTCTTTATTGAATTTGGTTATCAATTTTCCGATTCCCATTATTTTCGCCCTTCTTTTGAACGAAATACGGAATTTGTTCTTTAAAAAAGCCGTTCAAACGATTTCATATATGCCCCGTTTTATTTCGACCGTTGTCGTTATTGCGATGATGGGCGAGATTTTATCTCCCAGTACGGGTATTTTAAACGTCGTCTTAAAAAAACTTTTTGACGTGCAGCCGATTTATTTTATGAATGAGCCGCAATACTTCAGAATTTTATATGTGTTTACCGACACGTGGCAATACATGGGCTGGACGGCGATTATTTATTTGGCCGCGATTACCGGCATTAACGAAGATTTGTATGAAGCTGCAAAAATAGACGGCGCGAATAAATTCCAGCAAATAATATACGTAACGATCCCGTGCATTTTGCCGACGATTATGGTTATGCTTATTTTGGAAATAGGGCGGCTTTTAAATCTGGGCTTTGAAAAAATACTGCTTATGTATACACCGAACAATGCGGATGTCAGCGATATTATCGCAACTTTGGTGTACCGTACCGGATTGGCGAATCAAAACTATTCGTATGCGACCGCCATCGGATTGTTTACCGGAATTATCGGAGTTGTCCTTGTCGCTTCGGCGAATACGCTGAGCAAAAGACTGACCGACGAAGGTATTTATTAAAAGACGTTTAGTAATAAAATCAGCGGAGTTGAATATGCAGATAAATCAAAGAGGCTCGACCGTTTTTGACAGCATTCTTTTTCTTATTATGTTGCTGGTGGTGCTGGCCTGTATTCTGCCCTTTGTATATATGTTTGCCCTTTCTTTTTCGGATCCGGCGGCGATAATAAACGGAAAGGTGTCGCTGCTGCCGGTGGGATTTTCGGTTGCCGCGTATAAACAGATTTTTACGTATCCGAACTTTTTTAAAGCCTACGGCAATACGTTTTTCTATACGTTTTTCGGAACGTTGATTTCCCTTTGCTTTACGTCGATGTTTGCGTATCCGCTTTCGAAAAAGTTTTTGCGCGGTACCGGTTTTGTTACAAAGCTGGTCGTCTTTTCGATGTTTTTTTCAGGCGGCTTAATCCCCACGTATTTACTTGTGTCGTCTTTGCGTTTGACGGGAACGGTTTTTGCAATGCTTATTCCGTTTGCAATAAATCAGTTTTATCTGATTATTTTAATCAACTTTTTTAAAGCTTTTCCCTACGAACTTGAAGAAGCCGCCCTCATCGACGGCTTGGGGTATTTTAGGATTTTTATAAAAATCGTTTTGCCGCTTTCGACGCCGGCTTTGGCGACGGTCGGCTTATACACCGCCGTTTTCTTTTGGAACGATTGGTTTAACGGCTTGATTTATTTAAAATCGTCCCAGTTTCCGGTTATGCTGTTTTTGCGCAATATCGTAAACGGAACCGCCGTTATGGGCGACGGGGCGGGAAGCGCGGACATGTCGGTTATCGGTATTTCCATAAAAGCTGCGGTTATTATCGTTTCCACGCTGCCGATTATTGTGCTCTATCCTTTTTTACAAAAATATTTTGTAAAAGGTTTGACGCTCGGTTCGGTGAAAGGCTGATTCCGAAAAGGCGCCGCCGATTGTAACGGGCGGCAAGTTCCGTTTTTAAAACTTCTTTTTATGAACGAGGCAGGCGCGGTAGCTTTGTTCAAGATTTTTTTCTATAACCCGGTAGTTTTGGTGTGCGATGGTGCTGAATAAAACGTCTATAACGGTAAGCTGCGCTATCCTGCTGCTCATCGCGCCGCTTCTGCGGTAAATTTCGGGCGCGCTCGAATACAAAATGATGTCGGCATTGTTCAAATAATTTTTTTTGGAAAAGCGCGTAACGGCAATGCCGACGGCTCCGCGTTTTTTTACCGCATCGAGAATTTCTATAATTTCGGCCGTCGCGCCCGAATGCGAAATAATCACCGCCGTGTCGGCAGGCGAAATGTTCGCCGCGTAGGTTAATTGTACGTGGCTGTCTTTTGAAAAGCAGGCGTTTTTTCCGATGCGCAGCAGTTTGTAGTAAAAATCTTCGGCGACAAGGGCCGACGCGGAAACGCCGAACAGTTTAACGCTGTGCGCCTTCATAATCGCTTTTGCCGCTTTTTCCATCGTTGCCGAATCGATGAGTTTTACCGTGTCCGTAATCGCGCATATGCCGCTTTGCATAACGTTCGCGCTTATTTCTTCAACGCTTTTGTAGCCGTTTATGTCGCTGTATACCGTATAGTTTTCGTACGTGTTTTCCGATGCGGGCATTTGTATTTGGACGAAAAAGCTTTTTTTTAATTCTTTTAAACCTTTAAATCCCAAGCTTTTGCAAAAACGCACCCATGCAGCTTGAGTCGTCTGCGATTCCTTTGCCAGCACCGCAATCGGTTTGTCGAATATGCTGTTCGCATTGTTCAAAAAATACTGAGCCGCACTACGTTCCGCGTTGCTTAATTGATCGAAAATACTTTTTACTTTGATTTCTATATTGGTCACGTTTTCACCTCGACGTTTTTTGCCGCCTAAAAGCTGATTTTTCCCATAACGACAAAGCTGTGCGCTCCCGTTGCCGAAGGAACGTTGTTCGGCCGTTCGTACAGCGTTTCGTGCGCAAGGACGGCAAAGGCGCACGCTTCTTTCGAATCGCCGTTTTTGCCGATATCTTCGTTTGTCATAACCGCGCAGTGCGGAAGCAGTTCGCGCAAGTGCGCCAAAATAACCGGATTTTTGCTTCCGCCGCCGCCGACAATAAGTTTTTGCGGCTGCGGCAGCTTAAAATCCGTAAGCGAGCGGGCGATACAAAAAGCCGTGTAATACGATGCCGTGCGCACAATTGTTTCCGGTGCAAGATTAAGCTCTTTGCCCTTACGGTAAAACGCTTGTATAAAATCGGCCGTATAATGCTCCCGCCCCGTCGTTTTCGGCGGCGCTTCGTAGAGATACGGATCTTTTTTTAAAAAGCCGAGCAGTTCTTCATCGACTTTTCCGCGCAAAGCGATCGCACCGTCCTTGTCGTAATTTTGTTTACCGCCGGTCAGAATCCGTACCAAGCCGTCTATAATCATATTGCCCGGCCCCGTATCGAATGCGATAATGCCGTTTATGTTTTCGTCTGCGGGTAAAATCGTTATGTTGCCTATGCCGCCGATATTTTGCAGTGCGATAACCTTTCCCCGTTCGCGGTATAAAAGGTATTCGCTGAACGGAACCAGCGGCGCGCCGAAGCCTCCTGCAGCCGTATCGCGCACGCGAAAATCGGACACCGTAATGCAGCCCGTGCGTTCGGCAATGACCGCGCCTTCCCCGATTTGCAGCGTGCTTTTTATGCGCTTGCCGAACACGAGTCTTTCCTGCGGCGCATGGAACACCGTGTGTCCGTGCGAACCGATAAAGTCTACCGAACCGATCGATACGCCGGCTTTTTTACACACTTCAAAACACGCGTCCGCAAACAGTTCGCCCAAATAAAAATTAAGCACGCACAGTTCTTCGCTGCCGCCCGTATTCCCGGAGGCCAAAGCCAAAAGTTTTTGTCGTACATCTTCGGGATAATCAAGCGTAACGAAAGCGCGTTCTTTTACCGTCAATTCGGGAAGTTCGGGGAGCTTGTCCGATGCGCCGAACAGTCCTGCGTTTTTGCGGCGGTTTTCAGCTTTCGGGGGCGTGCGGCTTATGTCGAGCAATACCGCGTCTATGCCGTCAACCGAGGTTCCGCTCATTAAGCCGACGGCTGTTTTTGTCGTTTTTTGCCGTATGCGGCCCAACCTGTCCATATCGAAATTATGCAGCCTAACGCTTTTATTGTCAATAAATTCGGAAACAATATTTCATGTTTTAGCCGCTCTGTAGACAAAAACTTTCAATCGGGATATACTTTATGCATGGTTTTAAACGGAATCGATGCAATAGACGGCTTTGATTCTCTTTTTGCGCGCAAAAAACTCGGCGTTATTACGTCGGTGTCGGGCGTAAACAGAGATTTTGTCCCTTCATGGAAAATCCTCGCCGAACGCTATACGGTCGGCGCTTTATTCGCGCCCGAGCACGGTCTGTTCGGCTGCGAAGAGGCGGGCGCTCCCGTGGAATCGGGCGGTTCGCAAAGCGCATCCGGCATTCCCGTGTACAGCCTGTACCGAAAAGACGGTCAGGATTTTGAGCGTTCGATGCTCGAGCATGTCGATGCGCTCGTATACGACATTCAGGATGTGGGAACCCGTTTTTATACCTATATTTCGACGATGATCTGCGCGCTCAAGGCGGCTTGCAGATACGGCAAAGAAGTTATTATTTTGGACCGGGTAAACCCGCTCGGCGGTTTTAAAGCCGAAGGCGCTCTCGTGCAAAAAGAATACGAAAGCTTTGTCGGTATGTATCCGCTTCCGATCCGTTATGCGCTTACGGCCGGAGAACTTGCACGCTTCGTACACGAAAACGAGGCGATGAGCTGTGCGCTGCATACGGTTCCCGTAAAAAATTGGACGCGCGGCATGCTTTTTAACGAAACAGGTTTGCCGTGGGTTCCGCCTTCGCCGAATATGCCCGGCTTCGAATGCGCGCTTTTGTATCCGGGCATCGGGCTTTTTGAAGGTACGAATATTTCGGAGGGCAGGGGAACCGCAAGCCCTTTCAGCACGGTCGGTGCTCCTTTTATCGACGCGGAAAAACTTGCGGATGCGATGAACGCAAAAAAACTTCCGGGTGTGCATTTTATGAGTGCCCGTTTTACGCCGGTTTCTTCAAAACATTCGGGTGCCCTGTGCCGCGGCGTTCGGCTTTTTATTACAGACTGCAAAACCTTCGAGCCGGTTAAAACGGGCTTGGAACTGCTGTTTACAATCAAAAACGAGTATCCGGAGGACTTTGCGTTTTTGCCCGTTCCCGAGGGCGCAAAGCTTATGCCCGTTGACCGCCTTGCCGGAAGTTCGATTCTGCGCCGTGCGTCTTCGGCGCGGGAAGTTGCGGCGGTGTTTGAAAAAGAAGCGGACGCTTTTTTTAAACGGGCTAAAAAATTTTTTATGTACGGAGATGCGCTGTGAAAAAAACGACGCTGCGCGAAAAGATCGGGCAAATGTTTGTCTGCGGCTTTCCCGGCACAAGCATGAACGGCGAGTTTATCGAACTGGTAAAAAAATACAAGGTCGGAAACGTTATTTTATTTAAACACAATATCGAAAGTCTTGCGCAAATGAAAACGCTGTGCACCGACATTCAAAAGCTGATTCAAAGCGAAACCGGTTTTCCCGCTTTTATTACGATCGATCAGGAAGGCGGGGCGGTGTCGCGTTTGGCCGAAGACGAGCTGAACGTGCCCGGCGCTATGGCTCTGGCCGCAACGGGCGATGAAAAAAACGCCTATACGGCGGGGCTTTTAACCGCCGAAATCTTACGCGGCTGCGGAGTGAATTTCGACTTGGCGCCCGTTTTGGACGTTAATTCAAACCCGAACAATCCGGTTATCGGCGTGCGCAGCTACGGCGACAATCCCGATATCGTTGCGCGTTTCGGCATTCAAATGATACGCGGCTTGGCCGAAGGCGGCGTATTGAGTTCGGCAAAGCATTTTCCCGGCCACGGCGACACTTCGGTCGATTCGCACCTGACGCTTCCGACCGTCCGTAAAACGCGCGCGGAACTCGACAAGGTCGAACTTATACCCTTTGCAAAGGCAGTGCATTCGCCTTTGAGCGCGGTTACGATTTCCCACATCGTGTTTCCGGCAATCGATAAAGACGTACCTGCGACGATGTCGAAAAAAATCGTTACCGATTTACTCAAAAAAGAGCTCGGTTTTTCCGGCTTGGTTATAAGCGACTGTATGGAAATGAAAGCGGTACAAAAATTCTTCGGAACGCCGCAAAGCTGCGTAGGCGCAATCAATGCCGGAATCGAATTGATCTTTATTTCGCATACCGTTTCAACCGCCCGCGATTCTTTGGACGAAGTTTTTAAAGAATGCGAAAACGGCCGCATAAAAGCCGAAGTTATAGACGGTGCGCTTTCAAAGATACTTGCTTTAAAAGAAAAACTTCCGCGTGCAGACTCTTTGAGCGGCGATCGCTTGAACGAAATAAAAAAAACAATCGCCGATTTGCGAAAAAAAACGATCACCGCGTACCCGTCGGCTGCGGTGCGCTTTCCCGATTTCGGGGAAAATCCGTTTTTTGTCGGCCCGCAGCCTTTTATTATTACAAACGTGTCGAACGATGTGGATGCGTCGATAAGCTTTGCTTCCCATATGCAAAAAGAATTCGGGGGTACCGCGGTCGACACTTCAATCGATCCGGGCGATGCGGAAATCGCAAAAATCCGCGCACAAGCCGAAAATGCGAGTGCGATTGCCGCGGCAACGTATAACGGTCATGTCAAACGCGGTCAGCTTAAATTAGTCCGCGCGCTCGCCGAATTAGGTAAACCCATGCTCGTCACCGCACTGCGCAACCCCTACGATTTGGGCTGCCTTTCGGAAAATCTTTTGCAAAGAGGCGTATGTGGTATCGCC is a window encoding:
- a CDS encoding exo-beta-N-acetylmuramidase NamZ family protein, with amino-acid sequence MVLNGIDAIDGFDSLFARKKLGVITSVSGVNRDFVPSWKILAERYTVGALFAPEHGLFGCEEAGAPVESGGSQSASGIPVYSLYRKDGQDFERSMLEHVDALVYDIQDVGTRFYTYISTMICALKAACRYGKEVIILDRVNPLGGFKAEGALVQKEYESFVGMYPLPIRYALTAGELARFVHENEAMSCALHTVPVKNWTRGMLFNETGLPWVPPSPNMPGFECALLYPGIGLFEGTNISEGRGTASPFSTVGAPFIDAEKLADAMNAKKLPGVHFMSARFTPVSSKHSGALCRGVRLFITDCKTFEPVKTGLELLFTIKNEYPEDFAFLPVPEGAKLMPVDRLAGSSILRRASSAREVAAVFEKEADAFFKRAKKFFMYGDAL
- a CDS encoding glycoside hydrolase family 3 protein, encoding MKKTTLREKIGQMFVCGFPGTSMNGEFIELVKKYKVGNVILFKHNIESLAQMKTLCTDIQKLIQSETGFPAFITIDQEGGAVSRLAEDELNVPGAMALAATGDEKNAYTAGLLTAEILRGCGVNFDLAPVLDVNSNPNNPVIGVRSYGDNPDIVARFGIQMIRGLAEGGVLSSAKHFPGHGDTSVDSHLTLPTVRKTRAELDKVELIPFAKAVHSPLSAVTISHIVFPAIDKDVPATMSKKIVTDLLKKELGFSGLVISDCMEMKAVQKFFGTPQSCVGAINAGIELIFISHTVSTARDSLDEVFKECENGRIKAEVIDGALSKILALKEKLPRADSLSGDRLNEIKKTIADLRKKTITAYPSAAVRFPDFGENPFFVGPQPFIITNVSNDVDASISFASHMQKEFGGTAVDTSIDPGDAEIAKIRAQAENASAIAAATYNGHVKRGQLKLVRALAELGKPMLVTALRNPYDLGCLSENLLQRGVCGIAAYEYSNSVLSCITDILKRGEKCEGRLGLTIPAIDMTE